The Celeribacter marinus genome window below encodes:
- a CDS encoding disulfide bond formation protein B, translated as MTSMINALTRLSRRQIALLAGFGSLFVLLGAFAFQAAGYAPCAMCLWQRWPHAIAFGFGILFALTRFGFIPPLGVLTMGISAGLGLYHTGVERDWWEGPTSCTSAGDGLSGLSGMDLLPSASMDASLVLCDEVVWDLFGLSMASYNALASLAFVALWIWAWKSRA; from the coding sequence CAACGCCCTCACCCGCCTGTCGCGCCGCCAAATCGCGCTTCTTGCCGGATTTGGATCGCTCTTTGTCTTGCTTGGTGCCTTCGCATTTCAGGCGGCGGGGTACGCCCCCTGTGCGATGTGCCTGTGGCAGCGCTGGCCCCATGCGATCGCCTTTGGGTTTGGCATCCTCTTTGCGCTAACGCGGTTCGGATTTATCCCCCCCCTTGGTGTGCTGACAATGGGCATCTCGGCGGGTCTGGGCCTCTATCATACCGGTGTCGAGCGCGATTGGTGGGAGGGGCCGACCTCGTGCACCTCTGCGGGTGACGGGCTTTCAGGCCTGTCGGGCATGGATCTTTTGCCCTCGGCCAGCATGGATGCGTCTTTGGTGCTGTGCGACGAAGTGGTGTGGGATCTGTTCGGGCTGTCAATGGCCTCCTACAATGCCCTCGCTTCATTGGCGTTCGTGGCCCTGTGGA